A single window of Dermacentor albipictus isolate Rhodes 1998 colony chromosome 1, USDA_Dalb.pri_finalv2, whole genome shotgun sequence DNA harbors:
- the LOC135914201 gene encoding angiomotin-like isoform X3, with protein sequence MFFSYDVHLKVSFLCPRTLRQCRKNSGKDARRAVRLCGVATRGATLRRNFSVSQRTRACANDRADDSGNYYNISQRLKMKAVRSTLSSTSYATNNGQTPFYQSSYCQSCSGSETDVSTSNENLSAEERLALRRGERQEPQGEETALTEDELSSRSNTLVIRNNSSIDGFTSPFYGKPPESGPVKGMASLPAANAPVREITEIPKHYLDQSEVLKHLAKEVHKDPQCVRKGSTGSFSFSQSHNDLSPVVNGGSSSPRWKVAAVDIEAATSGGVGSGRGSPPRMFSQQQSMQQQYQQQLQQQTNMAAAAAALLYQQQQQQQQLQQQQLQQLQQQQLQQQQLQQQQQAHARPSGSAMTLEPETAVQAVQQLLEENSALKAELDMYYSKVSRLQRLELELQKLQNDHDSLAQSTEKRERLHGAMQSRLERELSKSQEVSRRLKEQLDATLTQLSIRSLPDHSDSDLKKEVSRRDVLIAQLLTQNKELTAEKERKEIELQAQRATLQEQRNHIDILDNALNNAQANVVKLEEECRKKQFYVERAGQLQKHLAEMQMASERRLQMEKRFRSQLERDVENLSAQKTDGKSPSNPRKESEDVEILKKTLREYEEKIIGLENEVSKWEQRYLEESTMRQIAVDAASVPKDAKIAALERTSQESEKLIAQVRSEKLKQMDELYASQRKCAEQEGKLKDLESRLAEKDAMIRVLQQHSQEKDAVLQSAVMGRPRHARAASSVTLGSAATGTAAHRRTGSKDEIGSSSLSGVVTSEAAASATSTSVSQSQCSDSKKSIDEQLKEFGSRLSNKFFF encoded by the exons CATGCGCTAATGATCGAGCGGATGATAGTGGGAACTATTACAACATCAGTCAACGCTTGAAAATGAAAGCTGTGCGTAGCACCCTCTCCTCCACGTCGTACGCCACCAACAATGGCCAAACGCCGTTCTACCAATCGA GCTACTGCCAGAGCTGCTCTGGGAGTGAGACAGATGTCTCCACATCGAACGAGAACTTGAGTGCGGAGGAGCGACTTGCCCTGAGACGCGGGGAGCGGCAGGAACCCCAGGGCGAGGAAACGGCGCTCACCGAGGATGAGCTCAGCTCACGTTCAAACACTCTTGTGATTCGAAACAACAGCTCCATTGATGGTTTCACATCACCATTCTATGGGAAGCCACCAGAAAGCGGTCCTGTCAAGGGCATGGCATCGCTGCCAGCAGCAAATGCGCCAGTGCGTGAAATCACCGAGATACCTAAGCATTACTTGGACCAGTCCGAAGTGCTCAAGCACCTTGCCAAAGAAGTGCACAAGGACCCTCAATGTGTGCGCAAAGGCTCCACGGGAAGCTTCTCCTTCTCCCAGTCTCACAACGACCTCAGCCCG GTTGTGAATGGAGGCAGCAGCTCTCCACGTTGGAAGGTCGCAGCAGTTGACATTGAGGCAGCCACAAGTGGAGGTGTAGGTAGTGGCAGGGGATCGCCGCCGCGCATGTTTTCGCAGCAGCAATCGATGCAGCAGCAGTACCAACAGCAGTTGCAGCAGCAAACCAAcatggctgctgctgcagctgcacttctttaccagcagcaacagcagcagcagcaactacAGCAACAGCAACTACAGCAACTACAGCAACAGCAGCTACAGCAACAGCAgctacagcaacagcagcaggcgCATGCTCGTCCCAGTGGAAGTGCCATGACCTTGGAACCGGAGACTGCAGTGCAGGCGGTGCAGCAGTTGCTTGAAGAGAATAGCGCTCTGAAGGCTGAGCTGGACATGTACTACAGCAAGGTGTCCCGGCTGCAGCGGTTGGAATTGGAGCTGCagaagctgcagaacgaccacgACAGCCTGGCGCAGTCAACAGAGAAGCGCGAGCGCTTGCACGGTGCCATGCAGTCTCGTCTTGAGCGGGAGCTCAGCAAGTCGCAAGAGGTGTCACGCCGACTCAAAG AGCAACTGGATGCCACACTGACACAGCTGTCCATTCGATCG CTGCCAGACCACAGTGACTCTGACCTGAAGAAAGAAGTCAGCAGAAGGGATGTGCTAATTGCACAGCTTCTCACGCAAA ACAAGGAGCTTACTGCTGAGAAGGAGCGCAAGGAGATAGAGCTACAGGCACAACGAGCGACACTGCAGGAGCAGCGCAACCACATCGATATCCTTGACAATGCACTGAACAATGCACAAGCCAACGTGGTCAAATTGGAAGAAGAG tgTCGCAAGAAGCAGTTTTATGTGGAGCGGGCTGGTCAGCTTCAGAAGCATCTAGCCGAAATGCAGATGGCGAGTGAACGGAGGCTGCAGATGGAGAAGCGTTTCCGAAGCCAGCTGGAGCGGGATGTAGAAAACCTTAGCGCACAAAAG ACCGATGGTAAATCGCCTAGCAATCCAAGGAAGGAATCGGAGGATGTGGAGATCCTCAAGAAGACATTGAGAGAGTACGAGGAGAAGATAATTGGCCTGGAAAACGAAGTGTCAAAG TGGGAGCAGAGATACCTGGAGGAAAGCACAATGCGCCAAATTGCTGTGGATGCTGCTTCTGTACCCAA GGATGCCAAGATAGCTGCATTGGAGCGCACCTCCCAGGAGAGCGAGAAGCTGATTGCGCAGGTCCGGTCAGAGAAGCTCAAGCAGATGGACGAGCTCTATGCATCACAACGAAAGTGCGCTGAGCAGGAAGGAAA GCTGAAGGACCTGGAGTCCCGGCTCGCAGAGAAAGACGCCATGATTCGAGTACTGCAACAGCACTCCCAGGAGAAAGATGCGGTACTGCAGAGCGCTGTCATGGGGCGACCACGGCATGCACGGGCAGCTTCCTCCGTCACGTTGGGCTCTGCCGCTACGGGGACAGCTGCACATCGCAGGACAGGGAGCAAGGATGAGATTG GCTCTTCTAGTCTCTCCGGTGTGGTCACCAGTGAAGCAGCAGCTAGTGCAACAAGTACTTCAGTCTCGCAGTCACAGTGCTCAGATTCCAAGAAGAGTATCGATGAACAGCTCAAGGAGTTTGGGTCCCGACTCTCTAACAAG
- the LOC135914201 gene encoding angiomotin-like isoform X1, with translation MFFSYDVHLKVSFLCPRTLRQCRKNSGKDARRAVRLCGVATRGATLRRNFSVSQRTRACANDRADDSGNYYNISQRLKMKAVRSTLSSTSYATNNGQTPFYQSSYCQSCSGSETDVSTSNENLSAEERLALRRGERQEPQGEETALTEDELSSRSNTLVIRNNSSIDGFTSPFYGKPPESGPVKGMASLPAANAPVREITEIPKHYLDQSEVLKHLAKEVHKDPQCVRKGSTGSFSFSQSHNDLSPVVNGGSSSPRWKVAAVDIEAATSGGVGSGRGSPPRMFSQQQSMQQQYQQQLQQQTNMAAAAAALLYQQQQQQQQLQQQQLQQLQQQQLQQQQLQQQQQAHARPSGSAMTLEPETAVQAVQQLLEENSALKAELDMYYSKVSRLQRLELELQKLQNDHDSLAQSTEKRERLHGAMQSRLERELSKSQEVSRRLKEQLDATLTQLSIRSLPDHSDSDLKKEVSRRDVLIAQLLTQNKELTAEKERKEIELQAQRATLQEQRNHIDILDNALNNAQANVVKLEEECRKKQFYVERAGQLQKHLAEMQMASERRLQMEKRFRSQLERDVENLSAQKTDGKSPSNPRKESEDVEILKKTLREYEEKIIGLENEVSKWEQRYLEESTMRQIAVDAASVPKDAKIAALERTSQESEKLIAQVRSEKLKQMDELYASQRKCAEQEGKLKDLESRLAEKDAMIRVLQQHSQEKDAVLQSAVMGRPRHARAASSVTLGSAATGTAAHRRTGSKDEIGSSSLSGVVTSEAAASATSTSVSQSQCSDSKKSIDEQLKEFGSRLSNKELIIDTLRLDNEHTTTRLWRV, from the exons CATGCGCTAATGATCGAGCGGATGATAGTGGGAACTATTACAACATCAGTCAACGCTTGAAAATGAAAGCTGTGCGTAGCACCCTCTCCTCCACGTCGTACGCCACCAACAATGGCCAAACGCCGTTCTACCAATCGA GCTACTGCCAGAGCTGCTCTGGGAGTGAGACAGATGTCTCCACATCGAACGAGAACTTGAGTGCGGAGGAGCGACTTGCCCTGAGACGCGGGGAGCGGCAGGAACCCCAGGGCGAGGAAACGGCGCTCACCGAGGATGAGCTCAGCTCACGTTCAAACACTCTTGTGATTCGAAACAACAGCTCCATTGATGGTTTCACATCACCATTCTATGGGAAGCCACCAGAAAGCGGTCCTGTCAAGGGCATGGCATCGCTGCCAGCAGCAAATGCGCCAGTGCGTGAAATCACCGAGATACCTAAGCATTACTTGGACCAGTCCGAAGTGCTCAAGCACCTTGCCAAAGAAGTGCACAAGGACCCTCAATGTGTGCGCAAAGGCTCCACGGGAAGCTTCTCCTTCTCCCAGTCTCACAACGACCTCAGCCCG GTTGTGAATGGAGGCAGCAGCTCTCCACGTTGGAAGGTCGCAGCAGTTGACATTGAGGCAGCCACAAGTGGAGGTGTAGGTAGTGGCAGGGGATCGCCGCCGCGCATGTTTTCGCAGCAGCAATCGATGCAGCAGCAGTACCAACAGCAGTTGCAGCAGCAAACCAAcatggctgctgctgcagctgcacttctttaccagcagcaacagcagcagcagcaactacAGCAACAGCAACTACAGCAACTACAGCAACAGCAGCTACAGCAACAGCAgctacagcaacagcagcaggcgCATGCTCGTCCCAGTGGAAGTGCCATGACCTTGGAACCGGAGACTGCAGTGCAGGCGGTGCAGCAGTTGCTTGAAGAGAATAGCGCTCTGAAGGCTGAGCTGGACATGTACTACAGCAAGGTGTCCCGGCTGCAGCGGTTGGAATTGGAGCTGCagaagctgcagaacgaccacgACAGCCTGGCGCAGTCAACAGAGAAGCGCGAGCGCTTGCACGGTGCCATGCAGTCTCGTCTTGAGCGGGAGCTCAGCAAGTCGCAAGAGGTGTCACGCCGACTCAAAG AGCAACTGGATGCCACACTGACACAGCTGTCCATTCGATCG CTGCCAGACCACAGTGACTCTGACCTGAAGAAAGAAGTCAGCAGAAGGGATGTGCTAATTGCACAGCTTCTCACGCAAA ACAAGGAGCTTACTGCTGAGAAGGAGCGCAAGGAGATAGAGCTACAGGCACAACGAGCGACACTGCAGGAGCAGCGCAACCACATCGATATCCTTGACAATGCACTGAACAATGCACAAGCCAACGTGGTCAAATTGGAAGAAGAG tgTCGCAAGAAGCAGTTTTATGTGGAGCGGGCTGGTCAGCTTCAGAAGCATCTAGCCGAAATGCAGATGGCGAGTGAACGGAGGCTGCAGATGGAGAAGCGTTTCCGAAGCCAGCTGGAGCGGGATGTAGAAAACCTTAGCGCACAAAAG ACCGATGGTAAATCGCCTAGCAATCCAAGGAAGGAATCGGAGGATGTGGAGATCCTCAAGAAGACATTGAGAGAGTACGAGGAGAAGATAATTGGCCTGGAAAACGAAGTGTCAAAG TGGGAGCAGAGATACCTGGAGGAAAGCACAATGCGCCAAATTGCTGTGGATGCTGCTTCTGTACCCAA GGATGCCAAGATAGCTGCATTGGAGCGCACCTCCCAGGAGAGCGAGAAGCTGATTGCGCAGGTCCGGTCAGAGAAGCTCAAGCAGATGGACGAGCTCTATGCATCACAACGAAAGTGCGCTGAGCAGGAAGGAAA GCTGAAGGACCTGGAGTCCCGGCTCGCAGAGAAAGACGCCATGATTCGAGTACTGCAACAGCACTCCCAGGAGAAAGATGCGGTACTGCAGAGCGCTGTCATGGGGCGACCACGGCATGCACGGGCAGCTTCCTCCGTCACGTTGGGCTCTGCCGCTACGGGGACAGCTGCACATCGCAGGACAGGGAGCAAGGATGAGATTG GCTCTTCTAGTCTCTCCGGTGTGGTCACCAGTGAAGCAGCAGCTAGTGCAACAAGTACTTCAGTCTCGCAGTCACAGTGCTCAGATTCCAAGAAGAGTATCGATGAACAGCTCAAGGAGTTTGGGTCCCGACTCTCTAACAAG
- the LOC135914201 gene encoding angiomotin-like isoform X4, whose translation MRFLPPPCANDRADDSGNYYNISQRLKMKAVRSTLSSTSYATNNGQTPFYQSSYCQSCSGSETDVSTSNENLSAEERLALRRGERQEPQGEETALTEDELSSRSNTLVIRNNSSIDGFTSPFYGKPPESGPVKGMASLPAANAPVREITEIPKHYLDQSEVLKHLAKEVHKDPQCVRKGSTGSFSFSQSHNDLSPVVNGGSSSPRWKVAAVDIEAATSGGVGSGRGSPPRMFSQQQSMQQQYQQQLQQQTNMAAAAAALLYQQQQQQQQLQQQQLQQLQQQQLQQQQLQQQQQAHARPSGSAMTLEPETAVQAVQQLLEENSALKAELDMYYSKVSRLQRLELELQKLQNDHDSLAQSTEKRERLHGAMQSRLERELSKSQEVSRRLKEQLDATLTQLSIRSLPDHSDSDLKKEVSRRDVLIAQLLTQNKELTAEKERKEIELQAQRATLQEQRNHIDILDNALNNAQANVVKLEEECRKKQFYVERAGQLQKHLAEMQMASERRLQMEKRFRSQLERDVENLSAQKTDGKSPSNPRKESEDVEILKKTLREYEEKIIGLENEVSKWEQRYLEESTMRQIAVDAASVPKDAKIAALERTSQESEKLIAQVRSEKLKQMDELYASQRKCAEQEGKLKDLESRLAEKDAMIRVLQQHSQEKDAVLQSAVMGRPRHARAASSVTLGSAATGTAAHRRTGSKDEIGSSSLSGVVTSEAAASATSTSVSQSQCSDSKKSIDEQLKEFGSRLSNKELIIDTLRLDNEHTTTRLWRV comes from the exons ATGCGCTTCCTTCCTCCTC CATGCGCTAATGATCGAGCGGATGATAGTGGGAACTATTACAACATCAGTCAACGCTTGAAAATGAAAGCTGTGCGTAGCACCCTCTCCTCCACGTCGTACGCCACCAACAATGGCCAAACGCCGTTCTACCAATCGA GCTACTGCCAGAGCTGCTCTGGGAGTGAGACAGATGTCTCCACATCGAACGAGAACTTGAGTGCGGAGGAGCGACTTGCCCTGAGACGCGGGGAGCGGCAGGAACCCCAGGGCGAGGAAACGGCGCTCACCGAGGATGAGCTCAGCTCACGTTCAAACACTCTTGTGATTCGAAACAACAGCTCCATTGATGGTTTCACATCACCATTCTATGGGAAGCCACCAGAAAGCGGTCCTGTCAAGGGCATGGCATCGCTGCCAGCAGCAAATGCGCCAGTGCGTGAAATCACCGAGATACCTAAGCATTACTTGGACCAGTCCGAAGTGCTCAAGCACCTTGCCAAAGAAGTGCACAAGGACCCTCAATGTGTGCGCAAAGGCTCCACGGGAAGCTTCTCCTTCTCCCAGTCTCACAACGACCTCAGCCCG GTTGTGAATGGAGGCAGCAGCTCTCCACGTTGGAAGGTCGCAGCAGTTGACATTGAGGCAGCCACAAGTGGAGGTGTAGGTAGTGGCAGGGGATCGCCGCCGCGCATGTTTTCGCAGCAGCAATCGATGCAGCAGCAGTACCAACAGCAGTTGCAGCAGCAAACCAAcatggctgctgctgcagctgcacttctttaccagcagcaacagcagcagcagcaactacAGCAACAGCAACTACAGCAACTACAGCAACAGCAGCTACAGCAACAGCAgctacagcaacagcagcaggcgCATGCTCGTCCCAGTGGAAGTGCCATGACCTTGGAACCGGAGACTGCAGTGCAGGCGGTGCAGCAGTTGCTTGAAGAGAATAGCGCTCTGAAGGCTGAGCTGGACATGTACTACAGCAAGGTGTCCCGGCTGCAGCGGTTGGAATTGGAGCTGCagaagctgcagaacgaccacgACAGCCTGGCGCAGTCAACAGAGAAGCGCGAGCGCTTGCACGGTGCCATGCAGTCTCGTCTTGAGCGGGAGCTCAGCAAGTCGCAAGAGGTGTCACGCCGACTCAAAG AGCAACTGGATGCCACACTGACACAGCTGTCCATTCGATCG CTGCCAGACCACAGTGACTCTGACCTGAAGAAAGAAGTCAGCAGAAGGGATGTGCTAATTGCACAGCTTCTCACGCAAA ACAAGGAGCTTACTGCTGAGAAGGAGCGCAAGGAGATAGAGCTACAGGCACAACGAGCGACACTGCAGGAGCAGCGCAACCACATCGATATCCTTGACAATGCACTGAACAATGCACAAGCCAACGTGGTCAAATTGGAAGAAGAG tgTCGCAAGAAGCAGTTTTATGTGGAGCGGGCTGGTCAGCTTCAGAAGCATCTAGCCGAAATGCAGATGGCGAGTGAACGGAGGCTGCAGATGGAGAAGCGTTTCCGAAGCCAGCTGGAGCGGGATGTAGAAAACCTTAGCGCACAAAAG ACCGATGGTAAATCGCCTAGCAATCCAAGGAAGGAATCGGAGGATGTGGAGATCCTCAAGAAGACATTGAGAGAGTACGAGGAGAAGATAATTGGCCTGGAAAACGAAGTGTCAAAG TGGGAGCAGAGATACCTGGAGGAAAGCACAATGCGCCAAATTGCTGTGGATGCTGCTTCTGTACCCAA GGATGCCAAGATAGCTGCATTGGAGCGCACCTCCCAGGAGAGCGAGAAGCTGATTGCGCAGGTCCGGTCAGAGAAGCTCAAGCAGATGGACGAGCTCTATGCATCACAACGAAAGTGCGCTGAGCAGGAAGGAAA GCTGAAGGACCTGGAGTCCCGGCTCGCAGAGAAAGACGCCATGATTCGAGTACTGCAACAGCACTCCCAGGAGAAAGATGCGGTACTGCAGAGCGCTGTCATGGGGCGACCACGGCATGCACGGGCAGCTTCCTCCGTCACGTTGGGCTCTGCCGCTACGGGGACAGCTGCACATCGCAGGACAGGGAGCAAGGATGAGATTG GCTCTTCTAGTCTCTCCGGTGTGGTCACCAGTGAAGCAGCAGCTAGTGCAACAAGTACTTCAGTCTCGCAGTCACAGTGCTCAGATTCCAAGAAGAGTATCGATGAACAGCTCAAGGAGTTTGGGTCCCGACTCTCTAACAAG
- the LOC135914201 gene encoding angiomotin-like isoform X2 produces the protein MVEQTLSAPMPAMSLATARPQCCEMKSGIKLARALTAERQPMATRRPNLHAQARKPTCANDRADDSGNYYNISQRLKMKAVRSTLSSTSYATNNGQTPFYQSSYCQSCSGSETDVSTSNENLSAEERLALRRGERQEPQGEETALTEDELSSRSNTLVIRNNSSIDGFTSPFYGKPPESGPVKGMASLPAANAPVREITEIPKHYLDQSEVLKHLAKEVHKDPQCVRKGSTGSFSFSQSHNDLSPVVNGGSSSPRWKVAAVDIEAATSGGVGSGRGSPPRMFSQQQSMQQQYQQQLQQQTNMAAAAAALLYQQQQQQQQLQQQQLQQLQQQQLQQQQLQQQQQAHARPSGSAMTLEPETAVQAVQQLLEENSALKAELDMYYSKVSRLQRLELELQKLQNDHDSLAQSTEKRERLHGAMQSRLERELSKSQEVSRRLKEQLDATLTQLSIRSLPDHSDSDLKKEVSRRDVLIAQLLTQNKELTAEKERKEIELQAQRATLQEQRNHIDILDNALNNAQANVVKLEEECRKKQFYVERAGQLQKHLAEMQMASERRLQMEKRFRSQLERDVENLSAQKTDGKSPSNPRKESEDVEILKKTLREYEEKIIGLENEVSKWEQRYLEESTMRQIAVDAASVPKDAKIAALERTSQESEKLIAQVRSEKLKQMDELYASQRKCAEQEGKLKDLESRLAEKDAMIRVLQQHSQEKDAVLQSAVMGRPRHARAASSVTLGSAATGTAAHRRTGSKDEIGSSSLSGVVTSEAAASATSTSVSQSQCSDSKKSIDEQLKEFGSRLSNKELIIDTLRLDNEHTTTRLWRV, from the exons CATGCGCTAATGATCGAGCGGATGATAGTGGGAACTATTACAACATCAGTCAACGCTTGAAAATGAAAGCTGTGCGTAGCACCCTCTCCTCCACGTCGTACGCCACCAACAATGGCCAAACGCCGTTCTACCAATCGA GCTACTGCCAGAGCTGCTCTGGGAGTGAGACAGATGTCTCCACATCGAACGAGAACTTGAGTGCGGAGGAGCGACTTGCCCTGAGACGCGGGGAGCGGCAGGAACCCCAGGGCGAGGAAACGGCGCTCACCGAGGATGAGCTCAGCTCACGTTCAAACACTCTTGTGATTCGAAACAACAGCTCCATTGATGGTTTCACATCACCATTCTATGGGAAGCCACCAGAAAGCGGTCCTGTCAAGGGCATGGCATCGCTGCCAGCAGCAAATGCGCCAGTGCGTGAAATCACCGAGATACCTAAGCATTACTTGGACCAGTCCGAAGTGCTCAAGCACCTTGCCAAAGAAGTGCACAAGGACCCTCAATGTGTGCGCAAAGGCTCCACGGGAAGCTTCTCCTTCTCCCAGTCTCACAACGACCTCAGCCCG GTTGTGAATGGAGGCAGCAGCTCTCCACGTTGGAAGGTCGCAGCAGTTGACATTGAGGCAGCCACAAGTGGAGGTGTAGGTAGTGGCAGGGGATCGCCGCCGCGCATGTTTTCGCAGCAGCAATCGATGCAGCAGCAGTACCAACAGCAGTTGCAGCAGCAAACCAAcatggctgctgctgcagctgcacttctttaccagcagcaacagcagcagcagcaactacAGCAACAGCAACTACAGCAACTACAGCAACAGCAGCTACAGCAACAGCAgctacagcaacagcagcaggcgCATGCTCGTCCCAGTGGAAGTGCCATGACCTTGGAACCGGAGACTGCAGTGCAGGCGGTGCAGCAGTTGCTTGAAGAGAATAGCGCTCTGAAGGCTGAGCTGGACATGTACTACAGCAAGGTGTCCCGGCTGCAGCGGTTGGAATTGGAGCTGCagaagctgcagaacgaccacgACAGCCTGGCGCAGTCAACAGAGAAGCGCGAGCGCTTGCACGGTGCCATGCAGTCTCGTCTTGAGCGGGAGCTCAGCAAGTCGCAAGAGGTGTCACGCCGACTCAAAG AGCAACTGGATGCCACACTGACACAGCTGTCCATTCGATCG CTGCCAGACCACAGTGACTCTGACCTGAAGAAAGAAGTCAGCAGAAGGGATGTGCTAATTGCACAGCTTCTCACGCAAA ACAAGGAGCTTACTGCTGAGAAGGAGCGCAAGGAGATAGAGCTACAGGCACAACGAGCGACACTGCAGGAGCAGCGCAACCACATCGATATCCTTGACAATGCACTGAACAATGCACAAGCCAACGTGGTCAAATTGGAAGAAGAG tgTCGCAAGAAGCAGTTTTATGTGGAGCGGGCTGGTCAGCTTCAGAAGCATCTAGCCGAAATGCAGATGGCGAGTGAACGGAGGCTGCAGATGGAGAAGCGTTTCCGAAGCCAGCTGGAGCGGGATGTAGAAAACCTTAGCGCACAAAAG ACCGATGGTAAATCGCCTAGCAATCCAAGGAAGGAATCGGAGGATGTGGAGATCCTCAAGAAGACATTGAGAGAGTACGAGGAGAAGATAATTGGCCTGGAAAACGAAGTGTCAAAG TGGGAGCAGAGATACCTGGAGGAAAGCACAATGCGCCAAATTGCTGTGGATGCTGCTTCTGTACCCAA GGATGCCAAGATAGCTGCATTGGAGCGCACCTCCCAGGAGAGCGAGAAGCTGATTGCGCAGGTCCGGTCAGAGAAGCTCAAGCAGATGGACGAGCTCTATGCATCACAACGAAAGTGCGCTGAGCAGGAAGGAAA GCTGAAGGACCTGGAGTCCCGGCTCGCAGAGAAAGACGCCATGATTCGAGTACTGCAACAGCACTCCCAGGAGAAAGATGCGGTACTGCAGAGCGCTGTCATGGGGCGACCACGGCATGCACGGGCAGCTTCCTCCGTCACGTTGGGCTCTGCCGCTACGGGGACAGCTGCACATCGCAGGACAGGGAGCAAGGATGAGATTG GCTCTTCTAGTCTCTCCGGTGTGGTCACCAGTGAAGCAGCAGCTAGTGCAACAAGTACTTCAGTCTCGCAGTCACAGTGCTCAGATTCCAAGAAGAGTATCGATGAACAGCTCAAGGAGTTTGGGTCCCGACTCTCTAACAAG